From Candidatus Cloacimonadota bacterium:
GCGAGTGGTGAGAGTAATGTTTAACACTTTTGAGGCAGTAGCGGCATCCTCAAAGAAAGTTTCGTAAAAATCTCCCATCCGGAAGAGGACAAGCTTATCGGGGTGAGCTTCTTTGACCTCAAAGTATTGGCGCAACATGGGGGTGAGTTTGCTTTTATCCATTTAGTATTGAACTACAAAGCTATTAATATCAACGTTGTTAAGCAATACCCGAGCGTGATCTGTATATTCACGGCTTGTGAAAGGTCCTGCCAAAACTACCCAAGTGATTTGTTCCGATGTATTATCTTCATAATATGAGGAAGGGATTTTCATCGCTCTGATGGTTTTGCAAAGCCTTTCAGCGTTTGTTTCTATCGAGAATCTTCCTGCTTGCAAGAAGTTACCATTGATGGGTTTAGCGATTAGCTTAATTGGTTGCGAGCTATCTATCTCTGGAAGTTTGATCTCGGAGATATCGGTACCGGTTTTTGCCACAAAGCTTTCAACTACAAGAGAGCTATCTTGTTCGCATTCACTTTGTATATCCAAAGGAGTGTATGGATATAGAAAGCTCAAATCTATTGCTGGAGCTTTACTTCTAAGGGCAAAAAGCCTCTCTTCAATATTGAAAGCCACTTGGGAGTATTTATTCAATTCGTAACCTTCACGGTATGAATTTTGGGCATTCTTAAAATTGCCACTCAGTTCGTATGCCAAACCCAGTTTGTAAAGGTGGTATTGTTTGTCATAGTTTTTAAGCTGGCCTATTTTATTCAAGCTGGATATTGCGCTTTGATATTTCTTTTGTTTTATATATGAATCCGAGATAAGATGTTGAGCAGCTTCAACTTCTATACCAGAAGCATCGAGCCTGATATAATTCTCGGCATTGGCAATTGCTGTAGAAAAATCATCCAGCCAATAGAATACAACTGCCGTCCAATAGAATCTTTCAACAATATCCGGGGATGTAATTCGACGCAGCAGAGTTTTCGCCTTATTCATATCACGTTCCAAAATATGAATTTTCGCAGCCTCCAACATCGCTAACTGACCATAATGAGTTTTAGAGTATTTTTCTGCACAGGATGTAAGTAAACTAAGAGCATCGGCGTTATTCTTATTTAGAATTGCCTCGTAATATTTTACTAAGGCATGTTCGTCATCTTTGTTGGGCTTTAGTTTTGTTATCGATTGCCGTGCTTCGGAGAGATTCCCTTCGGAAAATAAGCTTTCCAAATGCTTAAAATCCTT
This genomic window contains:
- a CDS encoding SPOR domain-containing protein, producing the protein MPRLIPVLVLIAFSLSLNAQVRKDFKHLESLFSEGNLSEARQSITKLKPNKDDEHALVKYYEAILNKNNADALSLLTSCAEKYSKTHYGQLAMLEAAKIHILERDMNKAKTLLRRITSPDIVERFYWTAVVFYWLDDFSTAIANAENYIRLDASGIEVEAAQHLISDSYIKQKKYQSAISSLNKIGQLKNYDKQYHLYKLGLAYELSGNFKNAQNSYREGYELNKYSQVAFNIEERLFALRSKAPAIDLSFLYPYTPLDIQSECEQDSSLVVESFVAKTGTDISEIKLPEIDSSQPIKLIAKPINGNFLQAGRFSIETNAERLCKTIRAMKIPSSYYEDNTSEQITWVVLAGPFTSREYTDHARVLLNNVDINSFVVQY